TAGATTATGCTAACAAAAGTGTATATTACGTAGTCTGCATTTGAATAAGCCTTAGTTTTCAAAATTTATTTTATTTATAGATGCGTAAAGAAAAATCTCTTGGTTTGTATACTAAAAAATTCTCATGAGCCTTCCTATTGGACCGCTTAAAATGCTATCTGAATAATAAATATGAAATCTTAATATTCTACATTTCTTAAAGATAGCCCTTTTGATTTAGCCATTAAGCTATATTTTATATCTGTTTTTTCATTTAACAATGTTTCTATATCCTCTACCTCAAGCTTTCCTTCACCTATATCTAAAAGGCTTGCTATAACAATTCTTACCATGTTCCATAGAAAATGGTTACCATTAATTTCTATTTCTATCATACCGTTTTTCTCTGTTATGTTTATATAATTAATAGTTCTAATAGTCGATTTAGCATTATCTGTTAAAGTAGCAAACCCTTGAAAGTCATGAGTTCCAACTAAGGATTCTGCCGCAATTCTCATTACTTCTAAATTCAGTTTTCCCTCACTGTGATAAACATATTTTCTATTAAATACATTTCTTAATTCATTATTATTTATCTTATACACATATGTAATTGATTTTATGTTATATGCCACATGAAATCTTTCACTTGCTTCCACCATAGATTTCACCGCTATATCATCTGGCAAAAATTCATACAAATAATCCAACATTGCATGAATGCTTAAATCACAATTAGTATGAAAGTTTGCCATATAATTTTCAGCATGTACCCCTACATCCGTTCTTTCACAACCTGAAACCTCAATATTCTCTCCTGCCATCTTAGATAACACACTTTGAATTTTACCCTGTACCGTTAAATCATTATCCTCTTGTTTTTGCCACCCTTTATATCTACTTCCATCATATTCCAATATAATATTTAAATTTCTCATATATATCCGCCTTTAACTTATTCGATTATTCATGGTTTAATTTTACCCTATGAACTCTTTAATTATAACTTTCCTGTTAAAATAAAGCTATTATATTTATCATTAATTTTAGATAATATAAAACCTGTATTGCATGTTTACCATAGGTGTTTTTTTATGGCTTATATATGGAATCGTTACAAAACAAGCCTCTGTATCACTAGCCAACGCTATAACTCTTATATTTGTAACATTAATTTTAAAATACACTTTTTATGATTTACAAGAATCTAAGGAAGATGTGCTTAATCTTGTTTTTCGAATATAAAATTCTCGTGAGCCTGCCAGGACGGCGAGTGTGAGCGCTAGAGCATTTTATATTCGAAAAATATTAGAATTTCTAAATGGAATTTCCAGTCCTGAGCTCATATTGCAAGACACGTAGGAGAACTTTGATACTTTGTCTTCCCTAATATATTGGTTCATGATTATTCCCAGAAAAGCCATCCACCATTATATCTAGTCTCTCACCAGTATCCTCTATTATTTCTACAGCTTTTAGTTTCTTTACAATACCAAAAGGTTCCTTTAATGAAAGTTTATCGCCACGTCCTGATATAACCCACAAGGTTTTATAGCCTTTTGGCGTTACCCCTAGATTTACTTCACCCTTTCCATCTGTAAAATATATTAGTATGTTTGTATTAGTATTATTTACATAATCAAAAACCGGTGTAAATTTTGTGCCACCACCAGTTATACTTCGCTTGCGTATATTATTAATGGATTTCACCTTGTATGATTGCCTTATCTCAGTATCACATTCAAGCAGTGTTATTTCATGTTTATAAGTTTTTACTATATTAAAAACTTCTTTTATTGCTCCATGAAATTCCTCATCACTTATGCTACCACTTATATCTATAGCCAGGGTAATTCTAGCTGTATGTCCCCTAAGTTCTCCTCTTAAATCTAATCTATTTGGTTGACGTCTACTTCTTCTTGTAATCGTCTTTTTTTTGTCTCCTTCTAAAGTTCCCATCATTTTCCTTAGATACATGTTCCAAGGAATTTCACCTTTATTACCTGCAAGACTCTTAAGAATATCCTCCAAATAAAGAGGAACTTCACCCTTCTCTGCTAGTGTCGCAAATTTCTCTGTAAAATTTTTAAGAGTATCCTCATCCATTTCTGTAGATTCTTCCCACAGATCATGAGTTTTGGAAGCATCATATTGTTTTTCTATGTGCTCGTCCTTAGAATCATCCTCTTGACTTTCATCTTTTTCCTCTAATAAATTTAGAGCCATTTGAATTTTATCAGCATAATACTCCATAGTCATATAGGTCTGCATTTTTAAACTATACTTAAAATTTATACTATCTAAAGTAGTAGCAAAGTGCGGAAGATCCTTAAGATGCTGATTCACTACTATATCCATCGCCATATTAATAGCCAAGTTACTATATTTTGCTTTAAGCACTCTTCCACGATTTAAATGAAAGGATAATATGTGATAAATCTCATGTTTAATAGTGCTTTTCATTTGATCTGCCGTAAGATTCAAAAAAATATAGGGATTAAAATAAATTACATATTTAGATAATTTAAAATTCACAGCTGTAGGCGAGGTTATATCATATTTTATCTCCCTAGACATTTGAAGCAGAAAATAGCCATAGAAGTTTTCATTATCCTCTATAAGCATAAAATTAACCATAGTAACAAGTCTCAAAAATTCTTCATTAAAATCTTTTGGCATGTTTTCAATTGCCTTCACATTAGAAATTTCACCATAAAGTGAGTTCTTAAGGCTTTCAAATACTTTTCCCATAATATCACCTAGCCTTTT
This DNA window, taken from Clostridium estertheticum, encodes the following:
- the truA gene encoding tRNA pseudouridine(38-40) synthase TruA encodes the protein MRNLNIILEYDGSRYKGWQKQEDNDLTVQGKIQSVLSKMAGENIEVSGCERTDVGVHAENYMANFHTNCDLSIHAMLDYLYEFLPDDIAVKSMVEASERFHVAYNIKSITYVYKINNNELRNVFNRKYVYHSEGKLNLEVMRIAAESLVGTHDFQGFATLTDNAKSTIRTINYINITEKNGMIEIEINGNHFLWNMVRIVIASLLDIGEGKLEVEDIETLLNEKTDIKYSLMAKSKGLSLRNVEY
- a CDS encoding VWA-like domain-containing protein, giving the protein MGKVFESLKNSLYGEISNVKAIENMPKDFNEEFLRLVTMVNFMLIEDNENFYGYFLLQMSREIKYDITSPTAVNFKLSKYVIYFNPYIFLNLTADQMKSTIKHEIYHILSFHLNRGRVLKAKYSNLAINMAMDIVVNQHLKDLPHFATTLDSINFKYSLKMQTYMTMEYYADKIQMALNLLEEKDESQEDDSKDEHIEKQYDASKTHDLWEESTEMDEDTLKNFTEKFATLAEKGEVPLYLEDILKSLAGNKGEIPWNMYLRKMMGTLEGDKKKTITRRSRRQPNRLDLRGELRGHTARITLAIDISGSISDEEFHGAIKEVFNIVKTYKHEITLLECDTEIRQSYKVKSINNIRKRSITGGGTKFTPVFDYVNNTNTNILIYFTDGKGEVNLGVTPKGYKTLWVISGRGDKLSLKEPFGIVKKLKAVEIIEDTGERLDIMVDGFSGNNHEPIY